A DNA window from Bdellovibrio sp. BCCA contains the following coding sequences:
- the lnt gene encoding apolipoprotein N-acyltransferase → MMKRSIQFFKHKAYDFRWAILSGILVGTSYIPFPPWALIFCYTPLWLYATEESRTVKDSFWAAWVTQFVLSIIGFHWIAYTAHEFGQIPWSTSVMALLLFCAFMHLYIPVAVALGTWLRLRFSLSAGKSLFVIAILQSLLERVWPVIFDWNLGYTLFWAKIPTYNLADIVGFLGLSSIVLLFNAWMGYIWLKQSYVKKALTHLSFLTLTFAALVGIGYWHGQKWNHFDGEFRATVIQANIGNLEKIYAEKGRGYQEAITNKFLDMTRDAAQKFPQTDIFVWPETAFPDYLDQHLLGRKHTQLLSNGLAPLGKPLITGAYSKDINTDEKIDHSTYNGLFLVDANGNNLDKPYRKTELLAFGEYLPLSEQFPVLLKLLPFVSNFGRGQGPTVMKWERNGESIHWGGQICYEGLYPEFTRGLAKKGADVLVNVTNDSWFGRPSEPQQHLYMTLARAVEVRRPLIRSTNTGISTAVLANGDVLQKSPLHQEWSGQFVIKYLKKAPTTLYVQWGHWDWVLLLIVLIALVTTGALHARSRRS, encoded by the coding sequence ATGATGAAGAGATCGATTCAATTTTTCAAGCATAAAGCCTACGATTTTCGTTGGGCGATTCTCTCAGGCATTTTGGTTGGAACAAGCTACATTCCTTTTCCGCCTTGGGCGCTGATCTTCTGCTACACACCACTTTGGCTTTACGCGACTGAAGAAAGTCGCACGGTGAAAGATTCTTTCTGGGCAGCATGGGTCACGCAATTTGTTTTGAGCATCATCGGTTTTCACTGGATCGCTTACACAGCGCACGAGTTCGGTCAAATCCCGTGGTCCACGTCTGTCATGGCTTTGCTGCTTTTTTGTGCGTTCATGCATCTCTACATTCCCGTGGCTGTCGCTCTGGGAACGTGGCTCCGTCTGCGTTTTTCACTGAGTGCGGGAAAAAGTCTTTTCGTTATTGCGATTCTACAGTCTTTGCTTGAGCGCGTGTGGCCAGTCATTTTCGACTGGAATTTAGGTTATACGCTTTTCTGGGCAAAAATTCCGACGTACAACCTTGCTGACATCGTCGGGTTCTTGGGGCTTTCTTCGATCGTGTTGCTGTTCAATGCGTGGATGGGCTACATCTGGCTTAAACAAAGTTACGTTAAAAAAGCCCTCACTCACTTAAGTTTTCTTACATTGACCTTTGCTGCATTAGTGGGCATCGGCTACTGGCACGGACAGAAATGGAATCACTTTGATGGAGAATTCCGCGCGACTGTCATTCAGGCCAATATCGGAAATCTAGAAAAGATTTACGCCGAAAAAGGCCGAGGCTACCAAGAAGCGATCACGAATAAGTTTTTGGATATGACTCGCGATGCTGCGCAGAAGTTTCCGCAAACAGACATCTTCGTTTGGCCAGAGACCGCTTTCCCCGACTACTTGGATCAACATCTTCTCGGAAGAAAACACACGCAGCTTCTTTCCAATGGCTTGGCTCCTCTTGGAAAACCTTTGATCACGGGCGCTTACTCTAAAGACATCAATACGGATGAGAAAATTGATCATTCCACTTACAATGGTCTTTTCTTAGTTGATGCCAACGGCAATAACCTTGATAAGCCTTATCGCAAGACAGAGCTTCTCGCTTTCGGAGAATATCTGCCATTGAGTGAACAATTTCCGGTGTTATTAAAACTTCTTCCGTTTGTTTCTAATTTTGGTCGCGGTCAAGGACCGACAGTCATGAAATGGGAACGCAACGGAGAATCCATTCACTGGGGTGGGCAGATTTGTTACGAGGGACTCTATCCTGAGTTTACACGCGGGCTTGCGAAAAAAGGCGCAGACGTTCTTGTCAACGTAACGAATGATTCTTGGTTTGGTCGCCCTTCAGAACCGCAGCAGCATCTTTATATGACGCTGGCTCGTGCGGTTGAAGTGCGTCGCCCTTTGATCCGCTCAACTAACACCGGAATTAGCACAGCCGTTTTAGCAAACGGTGACGTTCTACAAAAATCACCTCTTCACCAAGAGTGGAGCGGTCAGTTTGTGATAAAGTATCTTAAAAAAGCGCCAACCACTTTGTATGTGCAATGGGGACACTGGGACTGGGTTCTTCTCCTTATTGTTTTAATCGCGCTGGTAACTACAGGAGCTCTTCATGCAAGATCTCGTCGTTCTTGA
- the htpX gene encoding protease HtpX: protein MAFLKRIGLFILTNILVITTIGIVWSLVSRFLGLAGLNSYIPFLMAFCLVWGMGGAFISLLMSKWMAKMFHGVKVIEPNNPNPELRALVNKVHELARRAQISKMPEVGIYESIDINAFATGPSKNNSLVAVSTGLLQRMNDKEVEGVLAHEIAHVANGDMVTMTLIQGIVNAFAMFFSRILANIVASNVDEKFRDIVRFAVTILGDIAFTLLGSIVVNYFSRRREFRADAGGAKYSSRENMIAALQKLKAVYELPIPPEEGATATLMISNRDKGGLAKLFMTHPPLETRIKALQTGRL from the coding sequence ATGGCATTTCTAAAACGTATTGGCTTATTTATCCTCACAAACATTCTTGTGATCACTACCATCGGCATTGTTTGGTCTTTGGTAAGCCGCTTCTTGGGCCTTGCAGGTCTGAACTCTTACATTCCATTCCTCATGGCGTTCTGTTTGGTTTGGGGTATGGGTGGCGCTTTCATCTCTTTGCTTATGTCAAAGTGGATGGCGAAAATGTTCCATGGCGTGAAAGTCATTGAACCCAACAATCCAAATCCAGAACTTCGCGCTCTTGTAAATAAAGTTCATGAGCTTGCTCGCCGCGCACAGATTTCTAAAATGCCAGAGGTTGGTATTTACGAATCTATCGACATCAACGCTTTTGCAACAGGTCCTTCGAAAAACAATTCTCTTGTGGCCGTGTCCACAGGACTTTTGCAGAGAATGAATGACAAAGAAGTCGAAGGCGTTCTTGCCCATGAAATCGCGCACGTTGCGAACGGCGACATGGTCACAATGACTTTGATCCAAGGTATCGTGAATGCTTTTGCGATGTTCTTCTCGCGCATTCTTGCCAACATCGTGGCTTCCAACGTGGACGAAAAATTCCGCGATATTGTGCGCTTTGCCGTCACGATCTTGGGCGATATCGCCTTCACATTGCTAGGCTCTATCGTCGTGAACTACTTCTCTCGCCGCCGCGAATTCCGCGCGGATGCGGGCGGAGCTAAATATTCTTCTCGTGAGAATATGATTGCGGCTCTTCAAAAGCTTAAAGCTGTCTATGAGCTACCGATTCCGCCGGAAGAGGGAGCAACAGCAACATTGATGATTTCAAACCGCGACAAAGGTGGTCTTGCTAAGTTGTTCATGACTCACCCACCACTTGAGACTCGCATCAAAGCTTTGCAAACAGGCCGTCTGTAA
- a CDS encoding type II toxin-antitoxin system PemK/MazF family toxin: protein MITPERWHIYVVDLEPRVGTKPGKQRPCLCIQPSVFCEAGLGSALVIPLTANIFEEDTFPIRVRIPKGTCGLQKESEALVDQILAWDRTLFKKDLGEIPEGLQEYIKAAIKDFLDL from the coding sequence ATGATCACTCCTGAACGTTGGCACATTTATGTTGTGGATTTAGAGCCACGAGTTGGAACTAAACCGGGAAAACAGCGCCCATGTCTGTGTATACAGCCGTCGGTGTTTTGCGAAGCGGGGCTTGGATCTGCCCTCGTTATTCCTTTAACTGCAAATATTTTTGAGGAAGATACTTTTCCTATTCGTGTAAGAATTCCGAAAGGAACTTGCGGCTTGCAGAAAGAAAGTGAAGCCCTTGTGGATCAAATTTTAGCTTGGGATAGAACTCTTTTTAAAAAAGACCTTGGTGAAATTCCCGAAGGTCTTCAAGAATACATCAAGGCCGCTATCAAAGATTTTTTAGATTTATAG
- a CDS encoding Fic family protein — MSNEFDLKEALLNILKENSPLGKADLLERLPSKVSERTLQRTLGLLVGDGQILSVGKARATKYSLPPVKAQEEISTPHLPSTAWTISSLKGPALKAFKYVTADIVTRKPVGYNQDFLRDYIPNKTFYLDTTIRKKLLELGTVDSKQKPAGTYARNILNRLLIDLSWNSSRLEGNNYSLLETKRLLELGEYAEGKEATEAQMILNHKAAIEFLIENASEIEFNSYTICSLHALLSDNLLGDPAASGKLRENLVSISGTTYLPLENPHIIEELFNLLLEKAQKIQDPFEQAFFALIHISYLQAFEDVNKRTSRLAANIPLVKRNLKPLSFTDVPKQTYITALVAVYELNDISLFKDLFAWAYERSTHKYSAIQQSLGEPDLFKLKHRDKIQEVISDIVLRQVPGKKILAAIQEAVRQFQMNTEDSQKLSEIIEKEIIHLHEGNIARFKIRPSQFRDWKEKQ; from the coding sequence GTGTCTAATGAGTTCGACCTAAAAGAGGCCCTTTTAAATATTTTAAAAGAAAACTCTCCCCTCGGAAAAGCAGACCTTCTTGAAAGACTTCCAAGCAAAGTTTCAGAAAGAACTCTTCAACGAACTCTCGGCTTGCTGGTCGGTGACGGACAAATTCTTTCCGTTGGAAAGGCGCGCGCTACAAAATATTCTTTACCGCCAGTAAAAGCACAGGAAGAAATTTCTACGCCCCACCTCCCCTCTACAGCATGGACTATTTCCTCACTCAAAGGCCCCGCTCTTAAAGCCTTTAAATACGTAACTGCGGATATAGTCACAAGAAAACCTGTTGGCTACAACCAGGACTTCCTAAGAGATTACATTCCCAATAAAACATTTTATCTCGACACAACAATCCGAAAGAAACTTCTGGAGCTTGGTACCGTCGACAGCAAACAAAAGCCTGCTGGCACTTATGCACGCAATATTCTAAACCGCCTGCTTATAGATCTTTCTTGGAACTCCAGTCGACTGGAAGGAAATAATTATTCTTTGTTAGAGACAAAACGTCTTCTAGAACTGGGTGAGTACGCCGAAGGCAAAGAGGCCACAGAGGCGCAAATGATTTTAAATCATAAAGCCGCCATTGAGTTCTTAATCGAAAATGCCAGTGAGATTGAATTCAATTCTTATACAATATGCAGCTTACATGCACTTCTCTCTGATAACCTTTTAGGAGATCCTGCGGCTTCCGGAAAGCTTCGCGAGAATCTTGTATCTATTTCCGGAACAACATATTTACCTCTAGAAAATCCGCATATCATCGAGGAGCTTTTCAATCTTCTTTTAGAAAAAGCGCAAAAAATTCAAGATCCATTTGAACAGGCTTTTTTTGCTTTGATTCATATTTCTTACCTGCAAGCTTTTGAAGATGTTAATAAACGCACATCGCGCCTAGCTGCCAATATTCCGCTGGTAAAAAGAAATTTAAAACCTCTATCATTCACAGACGTCCCTAAGCAAACCTATATCACAGCGCTTGTTGCCGTTTATGAACTCAATGATATTTCTTTGTTTAAGGATCTCTTTGCCTGGGCCTATGAAAGATCTACGCATAAGTATTCCGCGATTCAACAATCCTTAGGTGAGCCTGATTTGTTCAAGCTAAAACATCGCGATAAAATTCAGGAAGTCATCAGTGATATCGTATTAAGACAAGTCCCTGGGAAAAAAATTTTGGCGGCGATACAGGAGGCCGTGAGGCAATTTCAAATGAACACGGAAGACTCCCAAAAGCTTTCTGAAATAATAGAAAAAGAGATCATTCATCTCCATGAAGGAAATATCGCAAGGTTCAAAATTCGTCCTTCCCAATTCAGGGACTGGAAAGAAAAACAGTAG
- a CDS encoding S8 family peptidase — MFSRKVWIAAACVGLVFFGGLGIYLYSTESSSPSRTQSSSKKDSNRIFENSFITSKTDKVEDEPSALFNDPAISQAWGLKKSDAARAWSVTKGSRDIVVAVIDTGIDVKHEDLAHNLWRNPGETGKDAQGRDKATNGIDDDGNGFVDDVYGWNFVSNNPKLDDNHGHGTHIAGIIGSEAGNGKGITGIAPEVSLMILKYYDPKVPGTDNLKNTVAAIKYAVKMGANIINYSGGGTEFSQEEHDAIAEAQKKGILFVAAAGNERSNSDQYHYYPADYKLSNIISVTAIDPSIQVLASSNYGVETVDIAAPGQNILSCLPGSSYGYMTGTSQATAFVTGAAALVMAHKQSFKAEDVKKYILATGDAQTQLASKTRTSRQLNLYKALTILDQGVSSSGGVALNPQNLKFTVDPNDTNTKDAIDDGIDPTAKEMTHFGKSLIDAIGTGSKMRPTKLGTKQGTEGF, encoded by the coding sequence ATGTTTTCTCGCAAAGTGTGGATTGCAGCAGCATGTGTCGGTTTGGTTTTCTTTGGCGGTTTAGGGATTTATCTCTATTCAACAGAATCGTCATCTCCATCACGCACACAAAGTTCGAGCAAAAAAGACAGCAATCGTATTTTTGAAAACTCTTTCATCACTTCCAAAACAGACAAAGTTGAAGACGAACCCAGTGCCCTTTTCAACGACCCTGCCATCAGCCAAGCTTGGGGACTTAAAAAGTCCGACGCCGCTCGTGCATGGTCTGTGACTAAAGGCAGCCGCGATATCGTCGTTGCCGTGATCGATACAGGTATTGACGTTAAACACGAAGACTTAGCTCACAATCTTTGGAGAAACCCTGGAGAGACAGGCAAAGATGCTCAAGGCCGTGACAAAGCGACAAACGGTATTGACGACGACGGCAATGGTTTTGTTGACGACGTTTATGGTTGGAACTTTGTAAGCAACAATCCAAAACTCGACGACAATCACGGTCACGGAACTCATATCGCCGGTATCATTGGCTCTGAGGCTGGGAACGGAAAAGGTATTACAGGTATTGCCCCTGAAGTGAGCTTGATGATTCTTAAGTATTACGATCCAAAAGTTCCCGGCACAGACAATTTGAAAAACACGGTCGCAGCAATTAAGTACGCTGTGAAAATGGGTGCGAATATTATCAATTACTCCGGCGGCGGAACTGAGTTTTCTCAAGAAGAGCACGACGCTATTGCTGAAGCTCAGAAAAAAGGAATTCTTTTTGTCGCAGCAGCAGGTAATGAAAGATCGAATTCCGACCAATATCACTACTACCCTGCCGATTATAAGCTAAGCAATATTATCTCTGTCACCGCGATTGATCCTTCAATCCAAGTTCTGGCGTCTTCCAACTATGGTGTTGAGACCGTGGATATCGCAGCTCCAGGACAGAATATTCTTTCCTGCCTTCCTGGAAGTTCTTATGGATATATGACGGGAACGTCTCAAGCGACGGCCTTTGTGACGGGTGCTGCGGCTTTGGTGATGGCTCACAAACAATCTTTTAAAGCTGAAGACGTTAAAAAATATATTCTTGCAACAGGAGACGCGCAAACTCAATTGGCGTCTAAAACAAGAACGTCTCGTCAGTTAAATCTCTACAAAGCTTTGACGATCTTAGACCAAGGCGTTTCTTCGTCTGGCGGCGTGGCTTTGAATCCGCAGAATTTGAAATTCACCGTTGATCCAAACGACACAAATACAAAAGACGCGATTGATGACGGTATCGATCCGACGGCCAAAGAGATGACCCACTTCGGAAAATCTTTGATTGATGCGATCGGCACAGGCTCAAAAATGCGCCCAACAAAACTTGGTACAAAACAAGGTACAGAGGGATTTTAA
- a CDS encoding lytic transglycosylase domain-containing protein — MPRIIIALSFFSVIMGCATTSRYDTRIDKRLTPPIPNFLSKWKSAPLSDLEKLEVGAKEDNIRWWKTYTVALAKKETAPEQSCESFKGLSTEHDFPLHDLALLRAYEVCSAKEKLTELPGNVAPWYRDLYVDIKLKEALETEDLRDDLSAYIEKAKLESSKKNKEDLYLKALLIAQKLEAKEDVAQIQTQLYKNSPRLNPLPTFRDLSAVAADYRFHRDFDEALKTYKKILASKQATTDDTFQALKNIRQTYKVAQRRSEYINATADLVNWAKKQFQQNKKDRRVIARYHDAQVLFAKTLWTEDQTSQAVKVLNETHRLLRGLYPMDEVYFILGRIDEEKGNFTKALEYFEASYQQPISLPGLRDKISWLKSWNYYKLEKWEDARNSFQQMKELVKDPSDKARARFWLARSFAKLNQNVEATAELQSLVKEDPLGYYGVIAVREQKQYFPPLKVDHKELEGLSLLGVGELDPQTRLNTEWLIAVNEKPFAEKVLNGAAEDLRKRNVTAEDTWLAMSSGYARTGLYLPLFSTIGALQPEVKDRLLNDHPDLLFPQAFGDIIADASQKSGIPQEFIFSIIRQESAFNPEARSPVDAFGLMQLLPSVAKQLAKQNSLPYSEALDLFKPEINIPLGAFELKTLMKKYNNQFILAVSGYNANDGAIRGWLKTRYRDDSVEFIEEVPYEETRAYIKLVMRNYVFYQRLLSPEKSTQFPEELLALRK; from the coding sequence ATGCCTCGAATTATAATCGCCCTTTCTTTTTTTTCAGTTATCATGGGTTGCGCGACGACTTCGCGCTATGATACGCGTATTGATAAACGCCTCACACCACCCATTCCTAATTTTTTAAGCAAATGGAAATCAGCACCGCTTTCTGATTTGGAAAAATTAGAAGTCGGAGCCAAAGAAGACAACATTCGCTGGTGGAAAACCTACACTGTCGCTTTAGCAAAAAAAGAAACGGCGCCCGAGCAATCTTGTGAAAGCTTTAAAGGTCTTTCAACAGAGCATGATTTCCCTTTACACGATTTAGCCCTGCTTCGCGCTTATGAAGTTTGTTCTGCGAAAGAAAAACTCACCGAGCTTCCTGGCAACGTAGCCCCTTGGTATCGCGATCTTTATGTTGATATCAAACTGAAAGAAGCGCTAGAGACAGAAGATCTACGCGATGATCTTTCCGCTTACATTGAAAAGGCCAAACTTGAGAGCAGTAAAAAAAATAAAGAAGACCTTTATTTGAAAGCTCTTTTGATTGCGCAAAAACTGGAAGCGAAAGAAGATGTTGCGCAAATTCAAACACAGCTCTACAAAAACTCTCCGCGCTTAAATCCTCTACCGACATTCCGTGATTTGAGTGCTGTGGCCGCAGACTATCGCTTTCATCGTGATTTTGATGAGGCTTTAAAAACTTACAAAAAGATTTTGGCTTCAAAGCAAGCGACAACAGATGACACTTTTCAAGCTTTAAAAAATATCCGTCAAACTTATAAGGTCGCACAACGCCGCAGTGAATACATCAATGCGACAGCGGATCTTGTGAATTGGGCTAAAAAACAGTTCCAACAAAACAAAAAAGATCGCCGTGTGATTGCGCGCTATCACGATGCTCAAGTTTTATTCGCTAAAACTCTTTGGACGGAAGATCAAACATCGCAAGCCGTGAAAGTTTTAAATGAAACTCACCGTCTGCTTCGTGGTCTTTATCCGATGGACGAAGTTTACTTTATCTTAGGTCGTATCGACGAAGAAAAAGGAAACTTCACAAAAGCTCTTGAGTACTTTGAAGCAAGCTATCAGCAACCGATCAGCCTTCCTGGTCTGCGCGATAAAATCTCTTGGCTTAAATCTTGGAACTACTACAAGTTGGAAAAATGGGAAGATGCTAGAAACAGCTTCCAGCAGATGAAAGAACTCGTTAAAGATCCATCAGACAAAGCCCGCGCGAGATTTTGGCTGGCACGTTCATTTGCTAAGTTAAATCAAAATGTCGAAGCCACAGCAGAACTGCAAAGCCTCGTTAAAGAAGATCCTCTTGGATATTACGGCGTTATTGCTGTTCGTGAACAAAAGCAATATTTTCCACCGCTGAAAGTCGACCATAAAGAACTTGAAGGTTTAAGTCTGCTGGGTGTCGGTGAACTTGATCCGCAAACTCGCTTGAACACTGAATGGCTTATCGCCGTGAACGAAAAACCATTCGCGGAAAAAGTTCTTAATGGCGCCGCTGAAGACCTCCGAAAGCGCAATGTCACTGCTGAAGACACATGGCTTGCAATGTCTTCCGGTTACGCTCGCACAGGACTTTACTTGCCTTTATTCTCGACAATTGGCGCTCTTCAACCCGAAGTAAAAGATCGTTTGCTTAATGACCATCCTGATCTTTTATTCCCACAAGCTTTCGGTGACATCATTGCCGATGCTTCTCAAAAAAGTGGCATTCCTCAAGAATTTATTTTCTCGATCATTCGTCAAGAGTCCGCGTTTAATCCCGAAGCTCGCAGTCCTGTAGATGCATTCGGCTTGATGCAGCTTTTGCCAAGTGTTGCGAAACAACTCGCAAAACAAAACTCTTTACCTTACAGCGAAGCTTTGGATTTGTTTAAGCCTGAAATCAATATTCCACTGGGTGCGTTTGAACTTAAGACCTTGATGAAAAAGTATAACAACCAATTCATCTTGGCGGTGTCTGGATACAACGCCAATGACGGCGCGATTCGTGGATGGCTTAAGACCCGTTACAGAGACGACTCTGTGGAGTTTATCGAAGAAGTTCCTTACGAAGAAACACGCGCTTACATCAAACTTGTGATGCGAAACTACGTTTTCTATCAAAGATTGCTCAGCCCGGAAAAGAGCACTCAGTTCCCTGAAGAGCTTCTCGCTTTGAGAAAATAG